In the genome of Malania oleifera isolate guangnan ecotype guangnan chromosome 5, ASM2987363v1, whole genome shotgun sequence, the window gtaaggatttatactcaatatttggatttttgacagttgaagaaagtgatatacgcgtaaaaatactgaactttaatactggaaattttcatttctaggggtgttgattgggaacgttgggaatcatccctaagttgaggtaagactatttaagccgaatttgacttaatggtagttatagaaaatgttgtacgtatgaaaatattaaactttaattctgcgaattttcattttcagggtgttgagttgagaaccttgtgggtatggggaagattttcttagggcttttcaggaatcaggtaaggggataaactaagctagttttgttttgagaaaatgcatgtatatatatgtagcatctggtttcagggaaaataaatatatttatacatatgatttatatttggaaaatactgtttaaatgatgatatgttgaatatgtggaaattttgttcagtgtggcatgaatataaaatgtatgaaaaactattttctgggaatgtgattatgacacaggcttttataatgggaaaactggcgtacgggccgagatatttttatatgtatatgtaatttgccggcgtataggtcatgctatgtggatgtgatttgccggcgtatgagctgtgatatgtggatgagatttgccagcgtacgggctatgctatgtgatttgccggcatacgggccgagttatgataaaatatgtaattccggtgtatgggccgatgattttcatgaaatatgtatatgtgaaaaaagatatgattgatttgataattattgatatgagatatccatgtatcacgatttttagtatatgtatatgatatcagaacctggttggcttggtctaggctagcacttgcacggtaccgttgctatgtgtccatggtctttgtgatcatgatatttgtgttaacgccgctgtacggagtggtatgagattggatggtcgatgtggttattttcaagaagtgtgctgttatcgcctcTAGTGTATGAACCAGTCTGGGTAGatccatcggacctacagactactgtttgacttgacagtggtcggccaaccattgtcaggtctcgcctttgggccacacaacctagttatgtgggggtaatacatgacaatagccagctgacctactaggattgttttatgttattattattatgatacgagatgagatatgttataaaaatgcagtatcttctgccatgttttgatttatatataagttttcccagatttgataaatagtactgaatatgttatgtatgatatatgtagaacacagattactcatgttgccagacactggtattagtttatttcccttactgagaggtgtctcacccttaaatcttattaactttttaggagccccggataggagagcgggaaaagccccgctgatatagtatggtctatctgccctttttgaagggcgAGTTTTGTAggaacagttagattttgtgggaaatgtccctagattttatttttgggatgtatgtctggaaatacagtggatgtagtaactctggaaTATTGTGGTGTATGATATAATTAAATGCATATTACTGtgtgttttctgctgcataggcttctgctgtatgttctgtttTATCACTAGTACCCACAGGtctaggtggatggtgacctgctgagctggaatgtgtgatgtgtggtattgattttatgatgttgattgatataaaaaaaaatatgtgaaaaatgagcaggtcgtgacaggtTGTGCTAtaatttgccgacgtacgggctgaactatgataaaatatgtaataccggcgtacggggcgatgattttcatgatatatgtatatatgcaaaatgacatgattgatttgataattaaggatatgagatatccatgtatcacagtttcagtatatgttatatgatatcaaaacctggttggcttagtctaggctagcacttgcacggtaccgttgctatgtgtccatggtcttcgtgatcatgatatctgtgttaacgccgctgtacagagtggtttgagattggatggtcgatgtggtttttaagaagtgtgtgatcacccctggtgtatggactagGTTAGGCAGACCTatcggacttatagactgtacttttgacttggtagtggtcggctaaccattgtcaggtcccgccttcgggccacacaacccagtcatatgggggtaatacaagACAACAGTCAGCTAGACTACCATGAATGTTtttgtatcattattattatatgagatgagatatgttatgaaaatgcagtatgttctgccatgttttgataaatatatgttttcctagatttaaCAAAACATTTCTGAATATGTTATCTATGATAtgtgtataacacagaatactcatgttgccacacactggtattagtttatttcccttactgagaggtgtctcacccctaaattgtataaactttttaggagcccctgataggagagcgggtaaagccccgttgatctagtacggtagatctgcccttccataagggtgagtattttgatagGATCAGGTGTactttgtggaaatggccctaggACATATTTTTTTTGGGGTTGAGTATTGTGTATGTATGGATACAGttattgtagtaactctggtatattatgatgtatggtataatgagatggaTATGATTGTGTATTTCCTGCTGCATAgtcttctgctatatgttctattatatccctggcacccacgagtccaggtggacTATAATCTACTGAGAATGGTAATactgattttattatattataaaaaataaatatgaaaattaagtaggtcgttttAAGTTCTGCCTCAAgccttcctcgccttcctctcctcatctggcaccatatacgagGCGAACCGGGACAGCTCAACAAACTTTGCTGCGTAttgctgcaccgtcatagacctctatgtcagatacagaaactctgatgcctttACGCTCCTGATCGTAGCGGGAAAGTACTGCTCAAATAAAATCTCCCTGAAgtgactccacgtcatcgctacaggGTCAAGCCTCTACTTCTCAAGTAGTCTCACTGACCTCCTCCAACGCTTTGcttccccggtcaatttaaataTAGCAAATAACACCCCCTGCTCGTCTGTACATAAGAGGAttgccagtatgtcctctatgtcctgaacccagttctctgctacttgTGGGTCTgcttctccagcaaaagatgggggtcgcatagGCATGAACTGCTTGATCGTGCAGCTCCTctcccctgagctcctagccatctcagccatcacttgttgagtgacgctacgcaataccgcgttagggtctgcaccacccatactgaaaagtcctactccatcacctcccacattcgtgttactgttcctcGGATCCATTCTGCAAAGGAAACAGCTAATCTCAgtatacaatcactatcacacaacccatacactacaatagctcataaattattcttctatccacatccttaatccctatttaagattcagccctaccacttagaaacaagatacagcggtagtatccatggttttcctgaaatcgtcaccccaggaaaaacatagaaacaaccccggtactcctgcctctaggccgcaagatagaatcctaaattctcacctcatcctctaacaatcactaactcacatttcaatctacccatctcctattttcctcaaaatccactcctatactctggtattttatttcgTTGTCCACTAAAacctacagaacctagcaacctaggctctattACCAAGCTGTGATGCCCTagtttttgtacaatttttttctataaacaataataaataaataatcacatgtcatccataacattcacaaatcgacCACGTCAATAATCCTGCTatcattgggtactgggtaaaaagtcattttatttataaaacctaacaacggaagacagTGTATTTGTATCATTCAGactacaatacccagagtatctacatatacatatatacatcatcatcacaaactcaaaacaaTCCAACTGTAGGGAAATAACACatcccctaatccaaaaactcaccctgtgtgtcagggtcccagctccctatgatcacggaactCTATCACCTAGTATATCCCTGTTTCTTGAAAATTTAGATAacttgggtgagacatatctcaataagaaggaataaattatttatagtgtcatgccccaaaccctaaaatggGACGTAGGGGTGAATTTattaacctaacatgtctctgtatcaatataaaatatacatgataccatatacaagagggttcgaccccgtggggtaatggatgccctatatacatacatacaatacatgtccatactcatcaatatacgcagcggaaaatggtctttctttacatcaaactgtaccataccagattcTATACCATATAGAGTTAAACATACCCATAAGATActatacataccacgggtgtctatAAAATCTATCaggacaacccagttacaaaatttgtacctatcaggtactaacagtagctaaacacaccccgcttccagatgctaggatgctagtttcggctacccgaaggacctgaaaaacatttgcatatattcggggtgagacacctctcagtaagggagaaaacatgttatatcagtgtgtggcataccagtgtcattttcatacttcataacacatacatacaatacagtttgaaacaatacatacagtttcaaaacaagttccatacatttccatacaattccatacagttccagtattttcacaaaaccattccagttcatacgatactcaaatacaaacatacatacatatggtcagtgtcgtcacactactcacaactgcacaagtcacctagtctcacagcggttacgttccaacatattaaactacgaaggtttccaACTCAGGCCCACtatgaatccattgctacacatgcaactacacaaggtcacctggtctaaccctgATTatgttaccatgtgcaaactacgctgcgtcaacctaggcccactgtggtccgttgctacattcggtgaccaaccgaatcatactggtgatatttcgcaccccggatatagagttggCCACTTTTGCCCACGGTAGTTAGCCGTTACAGGACACAGTATACGGTAGTTAGCCGCTCCTATCTGTTACAACGTACGGTAGTTAGTCGCACCTAGCCgtttcggcgtacggtagttagccgcccctagccgtttcacaaaacctggaatcactttggaactcacgtctctatacatttcagcgtacggtaataagccgccacatagctgtttttcacaaatacctggaacatttacatacatacacacgtaccacacttatttggtttacggcaaatcatattgtttacaatttcaagtatacagtttatgcaaatatggattacggtcacctcaataatatagtttaaataacataaacggttttcaaatcaaataagagatgatatcCGAAATCccccaattttctcgaaaactataacccaaaaatcccgtgtttttacccgatagattcccccaaataagtagtcaaaacatacatacgatcgtagcccacaggcttaccgatcctgatttcgaaaatgaactgatataaacagaatcctcttacctcaacccgaaaccaaatcacgaactctacggccctcaaaactacaaactgagactccgaaatctacaaatcacaatactaaatatgcttataatccatactactacacatataccgaattagaaacaaaaatcgagccttacctcgattttggctcgaaacccgaaaacccttgaaccgagattctgatccacagaagttgtagagaatcccttcacgatcctcgtggtaaccttaGATTTTTTATTCTATTAACGACCAGctaggaaatctagagagagagagagagagtagagaaacttagtgaagaagaaaagaaattttcCTTTTATACCCCCTTTGACCCGCTTGGTTTTCGTTGACGAAAagtaccttcgttgacgaaaagtcaaggatttcgtcgcggatgttggtagcctcgtcgacgaaatctgatatttaaacttttacagacctctcggcttctcttcgtcgacgaacctctgaatttcgtcgacgaaaagtctactgccttcgttgacgaaatctggcttcgtcgatgaaatctgcaGGAATCCATTTTTCTATTTTCTGGGTTCTTACATatagtgtgtgaccatatgagtttagttataatataatttacttttcaaaccatcgttccatctaagaaaatacactgatatacacattctcataatcatatagatatacaatacaagcttttataagctttaaaaccatttcttaaattcaataatttccaacacatatttactgcgaagttcctgagaatagggaaggttacccgcccatacaggtagcttccctctaccctaacacgttatgcagtcagatatgaccacatctgatacctatcaaggcactcaccttactcaataagccttcaggcggagagtttcactttacctcaattatttatattattaattcacacggtttcatttctcaattttatcattctttatttctcaattttcattctttctttcatttatcattttagccaattttatcattctttcactttttgtttccattttactttccggctcatcagtatcctcggtatcaaataccaacattgcgtctgtaactcatggctaccctgaggatctttctatcaacgccatgcttcctcccatggtcaaggttgtgcggcccgaaggttggatctaacagcgtttggccgacccggttagatcaaatatcatatcacatatcgcgtctatcgtatgactggccggcctatagccctaatccggactcagggggctcacaaccctacaaaatgactcagtcgactatcacgccacacgctccaagagtctgtgtggttgcactaataccacTAGTAACGatactgtgctcaatatcataaccatccaacagggtttactaccacatacccacaatcattatgtagtattgacatttcatcaatcatatttcagtatttcgtaattcagttcaatataaatattctcatcattttctgtgcacatttcaccatctcgtaataatatatatcgtatttcacttattttcacatttttccaaaatactcatactAGTAATTTGTGCAAATTCATTTcttatgcaaataatttccactcataaataaatatcacatttcattattttctaatatcagtaattcacaaaatctcatttttcaggcaaaacatttctactcacatataaataccatatttcattatttttcactaatcacatcaataattctcatttcaatattttctcagaaattactcatcgttatatttcacactccaaaatatcacaatttaaaattattcaaatgtcatacaatttatctgatatttatatcataataattttcagacaaaataccatatgctcattttcacatattaattcaaatagtaattctaaaaatactgttataatttatttctcttaccttacTTACTAAGAGACTCGTTAACACCTagattctacgcccttggcgcccgaaacttaattaatgaaattcacattttttccagattaattaatctatttctcaaaAGTAATATCCATCTAACCTTCCATATGCTCCATTTACCTCAAATTAataacagccccacttaattttctgaattttgcctacgggtcctaaaattatacctgcggcgctcacccggaccctaaatttcagaaattttaCTTCAACCCtaaatgctcaacattttagcatttctaaattaatactaattaattaaaaataagctccttaataatcctcataccccaaatttggggttttgcttacgacgaccccacgagaatttcatcacgctaaacttgtagagaatcatccctagattcccatggtggtgtctgttcATCGATTGAActtataatttacaagaaattaaagaaaaaggggaaattgacttaccccgtgagatacgtctacgccgctcctaccaccgaccgctccggtagaaatgacggtagcggagaatgaagtccagcggtatcttctgattttcgattAGGCGAAAATCCACcatgaaatcaaagagagaaggagagagaatgagaggagagagagagagagagagagagagagagagagagagagagcgagagagagagagagagagagagattacatgGCTgcgtaggatttttttttttttttttctgaatgaAGATGACTCCTGAAGCTTTAGAAGCTTCAGGAGTGAatgtatttattataataataataataataataataataataataataataataatatattttattaataaaaataaaaataagttttaatttttttttcttatttatttttcttttttttttaaattcaattaattaattttggaaatcactccactaatcttctatatctttttttggggttattacaaaagatttacgtggttcgacaaatcctacatccacggaagtaatgacacacaaatttcactatggaaatcacaatgtataCAATACACTTCCCAAAATGAGCACTCACTCTTCAATATATGCctagaataacatatatagaagttcctcagaggtttccctccgtttacccaccacccaacgttcaaaaattcaaatttcagaaAAACTACTTGCAGCTCAAGCGCATTTGTTGACAAGTACAGGGCTTTGTGGACGATCCATATAagataattcgtcgacgagaatagacTTTCATCGACCAGTCTAGATCTTTGAaattttcctgctctcggtattttctcatcgacgattTCAAAACCTTCGTCGACGACTCGTTGCTATCCACTCGTCGACAAAAATAGGGCATTCGTCAATGAGCTCTGTTGTGCTGTCCTTTCATGTTTTTTttcctcttccttctttgcttacaaaaacaaagtataaaagtcacaaacaataataaattttttaaaacccaattcacccccctcttgggagtacaccttacttctcaattaATATTTCTGTTTTAAACTTGTTAATGATTAGGGCCTAATATTAGAGATCATTGATGCAATTAAAAATGGTACCAACCACGCAATTATAGTATTAAGTAGAAAATGCATGCATGTCGTAAGAATAGTGGCATGATCAATGTATTTTggaattaaaacatttaaaattgaaaagtgttagaaatactaataatataaaatgataaatttacaaataaaaaaaaaatcacgatTCACAAATAGGTTAAGGCACGGatatctcgctctctttaaggagattcaagttCTTTGTGGTTTATTGGCTTAGCCCACGAATCGATGGAATAGATTTCCTCAAGACTTCTCTCCTTCAGGATATAACAATTCGATCTGAATCGTACGACTCTCTCCAATTTTGTACAAACAGAGGAGTCCAAAGTTGCACAAAAAAACAAATTTCTTTATTTGCCAAACTCTCTAAATTCAAGATAAGAATTATATGATAAGAATAAAGAGAAGAAATTGGTGTGTTGTGCTAATATTTCAAGGGTatatttataggcacaaaatgaccatttatttttcatgtatataTTAAGTAGATACAACCCTAGATTCAAGGTACATTCATCTAAATAACCTTGTGCATTTAGGAGATATATGAATGAAGATACATCTTCATTCttccaagataaaataataatatacatcttctttttcaagataaaataataatattaaaaaatattaaaatacactaacaaaAAGATACTAAGAATTAAATGGAAATTTTCTGTTCTCTAATTAAAGTATGAGATGGTATTAAATGTACTAAGTGAATGCATCTAATATTTGTTCTTGAAAGTTGGATCTAGCAATATTTCATTGTCTGTGAGAGTGGGTACATATATTACAAACCCCGTTAATGAAGTGCCCCAAATTCAACAAAGGTCAATTATCTTTTGAACCTTGACCTCTCCTACATGCTCTTATAAAAACCGGATCCCTAAGGTCCCAACTCCAAGAAAACGCAAAGAAAGAAcacctagagagagagtgagagagatggGGACGAATGCAGCTCTCCTTTCATTATTGTTCCTCTGTCTTTCAATAATCATACCACTGGTTCACATGACAACCATTGATGCAAAACCCAAGGAAGAAGAAGACCATAAAATATGGTTCAGAACCCGAAAGCCCGAGTACGACCCAGACCAAAAGACGACCACCCTGCACTTCTATTTCCATGACACCCTGAGTGGGTCGAACCGGAGCGCGGTGCGGGTGGTTCCATCGCCCCTCGGCAACCAAATCCTTCCTCTATTCGGGGCCATAACCATGGTAGACAACCCGTTGACAACGGAGCCCAACGCATCTTCCAACCTCGTGGGCCGGGCCCAAGGCCTCTATGCCTCAGCTGGGTTGAGCGTGCCGGCCCTGCTCATGGTCATGAACCTCTACTTCCCTGATGAGCCCTACAACGGGAGTACCTTGGCCCTTCTAGGTCGAAACGCCGTGCTCGACCAATATCGCGAGATGCCCATCGTCGGCGGGAGCGGCGTTTTTAGGTACGCGCAAGGACTCGCCATTGCCAAAACATATTCCATCAATGTTACGACAGGGGATGCCATCGTAGAGTACAATGTAACAGTGTCTCATTGAATTCCCAGCGGTTTTCAAGTACTGTTTGATGAATAATGACGTACtttcttaaaatttaataaaatgacCGCTTGAATTTTGCTTTAAATTTTACATGAAAAATAATGCGAAGGCCTAATTAACTTTTACAACTACGCTGTAGTCTTGGGCAGTGATCATATGGGCCCACGTGACGAGGCATCATTGGGTGCAGGTGTGTAGGATCATTAGTACCTTACTACGTGGATGGAAACATTTTCCTTAATTTTATTATGTCAAATTAGTATTTTTGTATAAATGAAATTTATTCGAATTTGTGTAATGTTCAAATGCAACTTACCCgatagatatattttacaaaaaattagCTAATGTTTTCTTTTCACAACGTTTATACAAAATCAATGGCAATAATAACATTTTTGTTACTGTTTTACTTGTGGAAATAGTTTAATTTTATATTtctaatatttcaaatatttacaaaaaaattcgtcttatttttaaattttctaaatttatattgaaatttttttttttataattattatatagaTTTCAGACTTTTTACTTTACATATGGGAGCATAGAAATTGGatcttgaaatttaatttatgtggATAACACATTATGTTTcttcaaaattcatatacatcCAAATTGAAGTTCCAAAATTCATAATCCTAAAGACtatattatataattttcaaaaatattgtaaaataagtTGCCCTTCTGTAATTATTTTTGaatctataaataaaaatgaaaactgttttgcaaaattaaacaatattttattttttattttttactttttcaatacgaatcttgaaaattttaaaaatagactaaaatttttataataatttgaaaaataaaataatcaaagttAAACGAACCTTAAAATTATAGAAATGAGATCGAAAGTAACTGTCAAATCAAAAATATATGTTCCTATATTTTTTAtgtaatttttgttttaaaataaaaatgtattattatttctattataaTGCAGTTTTGCTTTTTAAAAAGAATAGAACAATTAGAGGGAACATTTTTCAATAATTATAAAAAAGTGATTTAAGGTAAATTTCAAATGGAAAATCCcttgatatacatataaatagagatgatacctagccaatttttttatttatttaaattattggTATAGACTAGCTCTAGTGCATGCActgttattttttctttatttttaatctAGATCTAGTGCATgcactcttaattttttttttttttatctttaatattaaaatataactatattatttttactatgaTTTGGGTCCCAAACTACTTTAACATGTCTAAGCATGAAAATATATCATAAGCTACTAATTACGCCAAATTTTAAATAACTAATCACCttcatagattttttttttttgggtatactttttaacaaaatttaatttaatttatagtTATTAATTCAAAATCATCGAAAATATAAGGATATGATTGGTTATCTAGAACTTGACTTTGTGACGTGGTCTAACCTATTTCTCGTTTAAACATTAATATAACATCTTGTAATTAGTGGACTTCAACTATTAGATGAAACTAAATTAGAAAAAGGATCGTTTTATGTTTTCTTTGCTCTTATTATCTAAATATGAAACTTAGAGATAGattagaaagaaagaaagagaaagaaagagaaagaatagagaaagagagatgaatcatgtgataacagaaggaaagagagagagagataaaaggaaggtgagagagagagagagagagagagagtgagatgtgtgc includes:
- the LOC131155114 gene encoding dirigent protein 22-like, whose amino-acid sequence is MTTIDAKPKEEEDHKIWFRTRKPEYDPDQKTTTLHFYFHDTLSGSNRSAVRVVPSPLGNQILPLFGAITMVDNPLTTEPNASSNLVGRAQGLYASAGLSVPALLMVMNLYFPDEPYNGSTLALLGRNAVLDQYREMPIVGGSGVFRYAQGLAIAKTYSINVTTGDAIVEYNVTVSH